Proteins from a genomic interval of Arachis hypogaea cultivar Tifrunner chromosome 10, arahy.Tifrunner.gnm2.J5K5, whole genome shotgun sequence:
- the LOC112715329 gene encoding UTP--glucose-1-phosphate uridylyltransferase 3, chloroplastic codes for MVHSTSTSTSLLHNNNRFLFSFNSSSITSNSNSYSHSHSNSLSFTKFLSSSSNSSFSSSSSPLCCRVARVSTEHLELSPPPPGFNFRREIARLSALRDSLAACATLHDKLRLLDTDSRVRRFFRSGRSRVLESLRMSSGELFLLKCLVAAGQEHVLCSGVDGVEAATSATANTSSSVKSALYALAEIIESLDSHGSNGGSASFGRSTTVTLDDEEIRNLESLLESLGEIERFYDCIGGIIGYQIKTLELLVEKLHDRQNVSWSQHMHEMQECRVCGIDAPKGVDLTENTDYASQAALWGIEGLPDLGEIYPLGGSADRLGLVDSNTGECLPAAMLPFCGRTLLEGLVRDLQAREFLYFKLYGKQCITPVAIMTSSAKNNHEHVTSLCERLSWFGRGRSTFQFFEQPLVPVVGAEDGQWLATKPFIPLSKPGGHGVIWKLAHDKGIFKWFCCHGRKGATLRQVSNVVAATDLTLLALAGIGLRQGKRMGFASCKRNSGATEGINVLMEKKNLDGNWEYVVSCIEYTEFDKFGITDGPCTPTCLQADFPANTNILYVDLPSAELVGSSKNENCLPGMVLNTKKPIVYADQFGRHRSVLGGRLECTMQNIADNFSNVYSSRCYNGVEDKLDTFIVYNERRRVTSSAKKKRRQGDKSLHQTPDGALLDILRNAHDLLSQCDIRLPEIEANENYVNSEPPLLILLHPALGPLWEITRQKFYGGSIAEGSELQIEVAEFFWKNVQLNGSLIVIAENAMGSMKINENGESILHYGQRCGKCKLENVKVLNKGIDWTCGENIYWKHDVQRSEVLKIVLHGNAEFEATDVVLQGNHVYEVPDGYKLKITQGNTGLAIQLDPIEESRMESGSWHWDYKIEGSHVCLELVES; via the exons ATGGTTCATTCAACTTCCACTTCCACTTCTCTTCTTCATAACAATAACCGTTTCCTCTTTTCCTTCAATTCGTCTTCCATAAcctcaaattcaaattcatactctcactctcactctaattctctctcttttactaagtttctctcttcttcttctaattcttctttttcttcttcgtcGTCGCCATTATGTTGCCGCGTCGCCCGGGTTTCTACCGAGCACTTGGAACTCTCTCCGCCACCGCCGGGTTTCAACTTCCGCCGAGAAATCGCCAGGCTCTCCGCCCTCCGCGATAGCCTCGCCGCCTGCGCCACTCTCCACGACAAGCTCCGACTTCTCGACACCGACTCCAGAGTCCGCCGTTTCTTCCGTTCCGGCCGGAGTAGGGTTTTGGAGTCGCTCCGGATGTCCTCCGGCGAGTTGTTTCTGCTCAAGTGCCTCGTCGCCGCCGGGCAGGAGCACGTGCTTTGCTCCGGCGTGGACGGAGTGGAGGCCGCCACTTCGGCCACCGCGAACACGAGCTCCTCCGTGAAGAGCGCGCTTTATGCGCTAGCGGAGATTATAGAGAGCTTGGACTCCCATGGAAGCAATGGCGGCAGTGCCAGTTTCGGGAGGAGCACAACGGTGACTTTGGACGATGAAGAAATTAGGAACTTGGAATCTTTGTTGGAGAGTTTAGGGGAGATTGAAAGATTCTATGATTGCATTGGAGGAATTATAGG ATACCAGATAAAGACGTTGGAGCTTCTTGTTGAAAAATTACATGACAGGCAGAATGTAAGTTGGTCTCAGCACATGCATGAAATGCAAGAATGCCGGGTTTGTGGAATCGATGCACCAAAGGGGGTTGACCTCACTGAAAATACGGATTATGCATCTCAGGCAGCTCTATGGGGTATAGAG GGTTTGCCAGACCTAGGCGAAATTTATCCTTTGGGAGGCTCTGCGGACAGGCTTGGTTTAGTCGATTCTAACACCGGTGAATGCCTTCCTGCCGCAATGTTACCGTTTTGTGGAAGGACTTTGCTGGAAGGTCTTGTAAGAGATCTTCAG GCAAGAGAATTCTTGTACTTCAAGTTATATGGGAAACAATGTATCACTCCTGTTGCAATAATGACAAGTTCTGCAAAGAACAACCATGAACATGTCACATCTCTGTGCGAAAGACTTTCATGgtttggaagaggtcgatcaactTTCCAATTTTTTGAACAG CCTCTTGTTCCGGTTGTTGGTGCAGAAGATGGGCAGTGGTTGGCCACCAAACCTTTCATTCCGTTGAGCAAGCCTGGTGGTCATGGTGTCATATGGAAACTTGCTCATGACAAAGGCATCTTCAAATGGTTTTGTTGTCATGGAAGAAAAGGTGCAACACTGCGCCAAGTCAG TAATGTTGTGGCAGCTACAGATTTAACTCTCCTAGCCTTAGCTGGCATTGGTTTACGTCAAGGAAAG AGAATGGGGTTCGCATCTTGTAAGCGGAACTCAGGTGCCACAGAAGGAATTAATGTGCTGATGGAAAAGAAAAATCTTGATGGAAACTGGGAATATGTTGTGTCATGCATTGAATACACTGAGTTTGACAAGTTTGGAATTACTGATGGACCTTGCACTCCAACCTG TTTGCAGGCAGATTTCCCAGCCAATACAAACATCTTGTATGTTGATTTACCTTCTGCCGAGCTAGTTGGATCAAGTAAGAATGAAAATTGCTTACCAGGAATGGTGCTAAATACAAAAAAGCCCATAGTATATGCAGATCAGTTCGGAAGACACCGTAG TGTCTTAGGTGGTAGACTAGAGTGCACAATGCAAAATATAGCAGACAATTTTTCCAATGTATACTCGTCTAGGTGTTACAATGGTGTAGAAG ATAAGCTAGACACATTTATCGTATACAATGAAAGGAGAAGAGTTACTTCATCTGCCAAGAAAAAGAGACGACAAGGAGACAAGTCTTTACACCAG ACACCTGACGGAGCTCTTTTAGATATCTTGCGAAATGCCCATGATCTTCTTTCACAATGCGATATAAGACTTCCTGAG ATTGAAGCTAATGAGAATTATGTCAATTCGGAACCACCACTTCTCATCCTTCTACATCCTGCACTTGGTCCTCTTTGGGAAATCACTAGACAAAAG TTTTATGGCGGTTCCATAGCCGAGGGCTCAGAGCTACAAATTGAGGTTGCAGAGTTCTTTTGGAAGAATGTTCAG CTCAATGGAAGCCTAATAGTAATAGCTGAAAATGCAATGGGCTCAATGAAGATCAATGAGAATGGTGAATCCATACTACATTACGGGCAAAG GTGTGGAAAATGTAAATTGGAGAATGTTAAGGTATTGAACAAGGGAATTGATTGGACTTGTGGTGAAAACATATACTGGAAACATGATGTACAGCGGTCTGAAGTACTTAAGATAGTACTGCACGGAAATGCTGAATTTGAGGCTACCGATGTTGTCTTACAg GGAAATCATGTATATGAAGTTCCAGATGGCTACAAGCTGAAGATCACGCAAGGAAACACAG GTTTAGCAATTCAGTTAGATCCGATTGAAGAGAGTAGGATGGAGAGTGGAAGCTGGCACTGGGACTACAAGATAGAAGGTTCTCATGTTTGCCTAGAATTAGTAGAATCATAG